The Leptidea sinapis chromosome 35, ilLepSina1.1, whole genome shotgun sequence genome contains a region encoding:
- the LOC126975405 gene encoding alkaline phosphatase, tissue-nonspecific isozyme-like produces the protein MEFNAERGAVADGEEDSGSTSNVKAEDPSLADMTRAALSILIKNDKGFLLLLEGGRIDHAHHYNNPYRALDETLELETALLAALEKVNPAETLIVVTADHGHVMTFGGQATPRGHPILGTDTVPSDIDGFKYTTLLYGTGPGHSEPRAVPLNGTTSSSVDAVHASAVPRQWSTHGGEDVPVYALGPMATILFTGVVEQSYIPHAIAYAACLAHQSRRCSETGYNFTKPQVKIPACVPPEVSSISAPDETRREVLSGRRVVVASSVMSDERAPRPASAPSKSLFNAYLIAIFVSITRTLF, from the exons ATGGAATTTAATGCGGAAAGAGGAGCAGTTGCTGATGGGGAAGAAGACTCCGGTTCGACTAGTAACGTGAAGGCTGAAGATCCTTCTTTAGCTGATATGACGCGAGCAGctttatcaatattaataaagaatGATAAAGGGTTTCTACTTTTACTAGAAG GAGGTAGAATAGATCACGCACATCATTATAATAACCCTTATCGGGCTCTGGATGAAACATTAGAACTAGAGACAGCTCTTTTAGCAGCATTGGAGAAAGTTAATCCAGCTGAAACTCTTATAGTAGTCACAGCCGATCATGGTCACGTTATGACATTTGGTGGACAAGCTACTCCAAGGGGTCATCCCATATTAG GAACAGACACCGTACCATCAGACATTGACGGTTTCAAGTACACAACTCTTTTATATGGAACTGGTCCTGGTCATTCGGAACCAAGAGCAGTGCCTTTAAATGGAACAACAAGTTCCTCAGTAGATGCAGTTCACGCATCTGCTGTTCCCAGGCAATGGTCCACACATGGGGGTGAAGATGTACCTGTTTATGCATTAg GGCCCATGGCAACGATATTGTTCACTGGTGTTGTGGAACAAAGTTATATTCCACATGCAATAGCGTACGCCGCATGCCTAGCTCATCAATCTCGGCGGTGCTCAGAAACGGGCTACAATTTCACGAAACCACAG GTAAAAATACCTGCCTGTGTTCCACCAGAGGTAAGCAGTATTTCAGCACCAGATGAAACAAGAAGGGAGGTGTTAAGTGGAAGGCGTGTTGTTGTTGCTTCTAGCGTTATGTCGGACGAGCGAGCTCCGAGACCCGCTTCAGCGCCTTCTAAGTCTTTGTTTAACGCCTATTTAATTGCAATATTTGTTTCTATAACAAGAACTTTATTTTAA